From one Streptomyces sp. CA-210063 genomic stretch:
- a CDS encoding aminotransferase class V-fold PLP-dependent enzyme: MSVSTLAADRSVCAPLPVLGRDVTVPLVTGGEVTYAALDYAASAPALQRVWDDVAAYAPYYGSVHRGAGYLSQLSTDLFENARKTVAEFLDCRDDDQVVFTRSTTDSLNLLAAALPADCQVFVFETEHHASLLPWRNARVTYLDAPRTPEEAVAALEAALAGRDPQGPALVCVTGASNVTGEIWPVRELAAAAHAHGARIVLDAAQLAPHHPVSVQELDVDWVAFSGHKLYAPFGSGVLAGRADWLREADPYLAGGGASRKVSRRTDGGVDVEWHQTAARHEAGSPNVIGAYSIASACKALTEAGFETLVAREQHLIDTVRAGLAEVPEVRVLSLFGDDAPRVGVISFVVEGWNSSHFAAALSAEYGIGVRDGLFCAHPLVRTLLGGDPQTQGECGAPEAAPGERSLNAIRVSFGAGTPDEHVERFVGAVKELVRDGAKWNYRTEDGRCVPAV, encoded by the coding sequence ATGTCTGTCTCCACGCTTGCCGCCGACCGGTCCGTTTGTGCCCCGCTGCCCGTTCTGGGCCGGGATGTCACCGTCCCGCTCGTCACCGGCGGCGAAGTCACCTACGCCGCGCTCGACTACGCCGCCAGCGCCCCGGCGCTGCAGCGGGTGTGGGACGACGTGGCGGCGTACGCGCCGTACTACGGGAGCGTGCACCGGGGTGCCGGGTACCTGTCGCAGCTGTCCACCGACCTCTTCGAGAACGCCCGCAAGACCGTCGCGGAGTTCCTGGACTGCCGGGACGACGACCAGGTCGTGTTCACCCGGTCGACCACCGACTCGCTGAACCTGCTCGCCGCCGCGCTGCCCGCCGACTGCCAGGTCTTCGTCTTCGAGACCGAGCACCACGCCTCGTTGCTGCCGTGGCGGAACGCGCGGGTGACGTACCTGGACGCGCCGCGTACGCCGGAGGAGGCCGTGGCCGCTCTGGAGGCCGCCCTCGCCGGGCGCGACCCGCAGGGGCCGGCGCTGGTGTGCGTCACCGGTGCCTCCAATGTCACCGGGGAGATCTGGCCGGTGCGCGAGCTGGCCGCCGCCGCGCACGCGCACGGCGCGCGGATCGTGCTCGACGCGGCCCAGCTCGCGCCTCACCACCCCGTATCCGTACAGGAGTTGGACGTCGACTGGGTCGCCTTCTCGGGGCACAAGTTGTACGCGCCGTTCGGGTCCGGCGTGCTCGCCGGGCGCGCCGACTGGCTGCGCGAGGCCGACCCGTACCTCGCGGGCGGCGGCGCCAGCCGCAAGGTGAGCCGGCGTACGGACGGGGGCGTGGACGTCGAGTGGCACCAGACCGCCGCCCGGCACGAGGCCGGCTCGCCCAACGTCATCGGCGCCTACTCCATCGCCTCCGCCTGCAAGGCCCTCACCGAGGCCGGGTTCGAGACGCTGGTCGCCCGGGAGCAGCACCTGATCGACACCGTCCGCGCCGGTCTCGCCGAGGTGCCCGAGGTCCGGGTCCTCTCGCTCTTCGGGGACGACGCTCCGCGCGTCGGCGTCATCTCCTTCGTCGTCGAGGGCTGGAACAGCTCCCACTTCGCCGCCGCCCTCTCCGCCGAGTACGGCATCGGCGTCCGCGACGGTCTCTTCTGCGCCCACCCGCTGGTCCGCACCCTCCTCGGCGGCGACCCGCAGACCCAGGGCGAGTGCGGCGCCCCCGAGGCCGCGCCCGGCGAGCGGTCCCTCAACGCGATCCGGGTGAGCTTCGGGGCGGGCACGCCCGACGAGCACGTGGAGCGGTTCGTCGGCGCGGTGAAGGAGCTCGTGCGGGACGGCGCGAAGTGGAACTACCGTACGGAGGACGGGCGTTGCGTGCCGGCCGTCTGA
- a CDS encoding glycerate kinase family protein, producing the protein MLNRVAVAPSGFKESLSAEAAAEAIAEGVRRVVPDAEVDLIPLVDGGEGTAAALAASTGGRLVSLLATGPVGEPVDTHFALLGSHDPAMAETAVVEMAAVAGLSLVPCALRDPGATTTYGVGELIRAALDTGVRRVLIGCGDSGTSDGGAGALQALGARLLDSEGHELTPGGRELTRLDRIDPSGLDHRLKDVELLVACNPFNVLCGERGVARVFGPQKGATPAQVEELSAGLENWASVLTRDLRDVTPTGTGLHDGPGTGSRPAPGTDLRHGPGTGASGGLGAGLAAVGARLLPRFEVLLSHLDLDARLARADLVITAEGALDHQTPRGKVPAEVARRAKRNGRPVLALAGTLGEGAHEVPGVDAYTGILPAPMALAEALVRASELLTDATERALRMMVLGARVTAGIRT; encoded by the coding sequence ATGCTGAACCGAGTCGCCGTAGCCCCCAGTGGCTTCAAGGAGTCCCTGTCCGCCGAGGCCGCCGCCGAGGCCATCGCGGAGGGTGTCCGCCGGGTCGTGCCCGACGCCGAGGTGGACCTCATCCCCCTGGTGGACGGCGGCGAGGGCACGGCCGCCGCGCTGGCCGCCTCCACCGGGGGCCGCCTGGTCTCCCTTCTCGCCACGGGCCCGGTCGGCGAACCGGTGGACACGCACTTCGCCCTGCTCGGCTCGCACGACCCGGCCATGGCGGAGACCGCCGTGGTGGAGATGGCGGCCGTCGCGGGCCTCTCCCTCGTCCCGTGCGCCCTCCGCGATCCCGGCGCCACGACCACGTACGGCGTCGGCGAGCTGATCCGTGCCGCGCTCGACACCGGCGTACGGCGGGTCCTGATCGGCTGCGGCGACTCCGGCACGTCGGACGGCGGGGCCGGGGCCCTCCAGGCGCTGGGCGCACGCCTCTTGGACTCGGAGGGCCACGAACTCACGCCGGGCGGCCGGGAGTTGACGCGCCTGGACCGTATCGACCCGTCCGGCCTGGATCACCGTCTCAAGGACGTGGAACTGCTGGTCGCCTGCAACCCGTTCAACGTGCTGTGCGGCGAGCGGGGAGTCGCCCGCGTCTTCGGCCCGCAGAAGGGGGCGACGCCGGCGCAGGTCGAGGAGTTGTCGGCCGGACTGGAGAACTGGGCGTCCGTCCTCACACGGGACCTGCGCGACGTCACCCCCACCGGCACCGGCCTCCACGACGGCCCGGGTACGGGCTCCCGTCCCGCCCCCGGCACCGACCTCCGGCACGGCCCCGGCACCGGCGCCTCCGGCGGCCTCGGTGCCGGGCTGGCCGCCGTGGGGGCCCGGCTGCTCCCCCGTTTCGAGGTGCTGCTGAGCCATCTGGACCTCGACGCCCGGCTCGCCCGCGCCGACCTGGTCATCACGGCCGAGGGCGCCCTCGACCACCAGACCCCCCGCGGCAAGGTCCCCGCCGAGGTGGCCCGCCGCGCCAAGCGGAACGGCCGCCCGGTCCTCGCCCTCGCGGGCACCCTGGGCGAGGGGGCGCACGAGGTGCCGGGCGTGGACGCGTACACCGGGATCCTGCCCGCGCCGATGGCTCTCGCCGAGGCCCTGGTCCGCGCGAGCGAACTCCTCACGGACGCCACGGAACGGGCCCTGCGGATGATGGTGCTGGGCGCGCGGGTGACGGCGGGGATCAGGACCTGA